In Pyrus communis chromosome 1, drPyrComm1.1, whole genome shotgun sequence, the following are encoded in one genomic region:
- the LOC137712593 gene encoding NAC domain-containing protein 104-like isoform X1 has protein sequence MGDDQFKLPPGFRFDPTDEELVVHFLQRKAALLPFHPDVIPDLHLYPYDPWELNGKALSEGKQWYFYSRRAQNRVTNNGYWKTLGIEEPIFSSSSSNPTKKVGMKRYLTFFLGEAPNSGIKTNWIMHEYRLPSSASDCASSSTTTSRSSKRRGQSKTVSNEYSGYVLCRVYERDEEDDDDDGTELSCLDEVFLSLDDLDEISLPNYN, from the exons ATGGGAGACGACCAGTTTAAGCTCCCTCCTGGTTTTCGATTTGACCCGACAGACGAAGAACTTGTAGTCCATTTCCTTCAACGTAAGGCAGCTCTCTTACCTTTCCATCCCGATGTCATTCCCGATCTCCATCTCTACCCATATGATCCATGGGAACTAAATG GTAAGGCTTTGAGTGAGGGCAAGCAGTGGTACTTCTACAGCAGGAGGGCACAGAATCGGGTCACGAATAATGGGTACTGGAAAACATTAGGCATTGAAGAACCTATCTTTTCAAGCTCATCTTCTAATCCTACCAAGAAAGTTGGGATGAAAAGATATTTGACGTTTTTCCTTGGAGAAGCTCCAAATTCAGGCATCAAAACTAATTGGATAATGCACGAGTATCGTCTCCCTTCGTCAGCCTCAGATTGTGCTTCTTCTTCCACCACCACCAGTAGATCATCCAAAAGAAGAGGACAATCCAAAACAGTTAGTAAT GAATACAGTGGATACGTTTTGTGTAGAGTCTACGAGCGTGATGaagaggatgatgatgatgatgggaCAGAGCTTTCGTGCTTGGACGAAGTGTTCTTATCTTTGGATGATCTTGATGAAATAAGTTTGCCAAATTATAATTAG
- the LOC137736433 gene encoding dynamin-like protein ARC5 — MSREEAENEKKWAEEEEEEQCRLYEAYNELHGLAQAFDTPFDAPAVLVVGHQTDGKSALVEALMGFQFNHVGGGTKTRRPITLHMKYDPQAHSPVCRLLLPSDASSDYEKSLSLQEIQAYIEAENMRLEKEPCLFSAEEIIIRVEYKYCPNLTIIDTPGLIAPAPGPKNRALQGHARAVEALVRAKMQHKEFIILCLEDCSDWSNATTRRVVMQIDPELSRTVIVSTKLDTKIPQFARASDVEVFLSPPTCMLDGCILGDSPFFTSVPSGRVGVGHDSVYRSNEDFKKAISLREMEDVASLEEKMGRSLSIQERSRIGVSKLRLFLEELLQKRYMDNVPLIVPLLEKEFRSATRKMNEINQELSTLDELKLKEKGRIFHDRFLTKLSLLLKGTVVAPPDKFGETLQDERTNGGAFVSNDGLQFPHKLIPNAGMRLYGGAQYHRAMAEFRFVVGGIKCPPITREEIVNACGVEDLHDGTNYSRTACVIAVAKARDTFEPFLHQLGCRLLHILKRLLPISVYLLQKDGEYLSGHEVFLRRVASAFNDFAESTERACREKCMEDLVSTTRYVTWSLHNKNRAGLRQFLDSFAGTEHASTGGSGVSAGLSQDSSVGSVTGDKDTKSRGDVKLSHVASGTDLTSFIHSTETRLADLLDSTLWNRRLAPSSERIVYALVQQIFHGIKEYFLASAELKFNCFLLMPVVDKLPALLREDLKSAFEDDLDNIFDITNLRRLLGQRKRDAEIEIKRIKRLKDKFRSLHKQLSSNQAIAPAFPDYH; from the exons ATGTCGAGGGAGGAGGcggaaaatgaaaagaaatgggcggaggaggaggaggaggagcagtGCCGTCTGTACGAGGCCTACAACGAACTCCACGGCCTCGCACAGGCCTTCGACACTCCATTCGACGCGCCAGCGGTGCTTGTGGTGGGCCACCAGACCGACGGCAAGAGCGCCTTGGTGGAAGCACTTATGGGGTTCCAGTTCAACCACGTAGGCGGCGGCACCAAGACCCGCCGCCCAATTACCCTCCACATGAAGTACGACCCCCAAGCCCACTCCCCCGTCTGCCGCCTCCTCCTCCCCTCCGATGCCAGTTCCGATTACGAAAAGTCTCTCTCGCTCCAAGAAATTCAAGCCTACATTGAAGCTGAGAACATGAGGTTGGAGAAGGAGCCTTGTCTTTTCTCCGCTGAGGAGATCATCATTCGAGTCGAATACAAGTATTGCCCTAATCTTACCATTATCGACACTCCTGGATTAATTGCTCCGGCTCCTGGTCCAAAAAATCGAGCTTTACAG GGCCACGCTCGTGCGGTCGAAGCTCTAGTTCGTGCGAAAATGCAGCATAAAGAGTTCATAATTTTGTGTCTTGAAGATTGCAGTGACTGGAGTAATGCTACTACAAGAAGGGTTGTAATGCAG ATTGATCCCGAGCTCTCAAGGACTGTGATTGTCTCAACCAAACTTGATACCAAAATACCCCAGTTTGCTCGTGCCTCGGATGTGGAAGTATTTCTCTCACCTCCCACTTGTATGCTCGATGGGTGTATCTTGGGAGACTCTCCCTTTTTCACTTCTGTGCCCTCTGGAAGAGTTGGCGTTGGCCATGATTCGGTTTACAGATCtaatgaagatttcaaaaag GCAATATCATTAAGAGAGATGGAAGATGTTGCAAGCTTGGAGGAGAAAATGGGCCGGTCACTGTCAATACAAGAAAGAAGTAGAATAGGTGTAAGCAAACTTAGGTTGTTTTTGGAAGAATTACTACAGAAAAG GTATATGGATAATGTGCCACTAATCGTTCCACTTCTTGAGAAGGAGTTCCGTAGCGCAACCAgaaagatgaatgaaataaatcaaGAACTCAG CACTTTGGATGAACTGAAACTGAAGGAGAAAGGAAGAATATTTCATGATCGGTTCTTAACAAAG TTATCGTTGCTACTGAAAGGAACAGTTGTTGCACCTCCAGATAAATTTG GTGAAACGCTACAGGATGAGAGGACTAATGGAGGGGCATTTGTTAGCAACGATGGCCTGCAGTTCCCCCACAAGCTTATACCC AATGCAGGAATGCGTCTATATGGGGGTGCACAATACCATCGTGCCATGGCTGAGTTCCGTTTTGTAGTTGGTGGTATAAAATGCCCTCCAATTACACGGGAAGAAAttgtaaatgcatgtggagtggaaGATTTACATGATGGAACAAACTACTCAag GACAGCTTGTGTAATAGCTGTTGCAAAGGCCCGTGATACATTTGAGCCTTTCCTCCATCAG TTAGGGTGTAGGCTCTTGCACATTCTGAAGAGATTACTTCCTATATCAGTCTATCTTCTTCAG AAAGATGGTGAGTATTTAAGTGGCCATGAGGTGTTTCTAAGGCGTGTTGCTTCTGCTTTCAATGACTTTGCAGAATCTACTGAAAGGGCATGTCGTGAAAA ATGCATGGAGGATTTAGTAAGCACCACCCGTTATGTCACCTGGTCTCTTCACAACAAG AATCGAGCTGGGTTACGTCAATTTTTAGACTCTTTCGCTGGAACAGAACATGCCTCAACAGGTGGTAGTGGTGTATCTGCTGGTCTTTCCCAAGATTCATCTGTTGGGTCGGTCACTGGTGATAAGGATACCAAGTCACGGGGAGATGTGAAGCTCAGCCATGTGGCCTCTGGCACCGATTTGACATCTTTTATTCATTCAACAGAAACAAGGCTGGCTGATCTTTTAGACAGTACACTTTGGAATAGGAGGCTTGCTCCTTCATCTGAAAGGATCGTTTATGCTTTGGTGCAGCAGATATTTCATGGCATAAAGGAATATTTCTTAGCCTCTGCAGAGTTGAAG TTCAACTGCTTTCTTCTGATGCCTGTTGTAGATAAGTTGCCTGCACTGCTTAGAGAAGACTTAAAATCTGCTTTTGAGGATGACTTGGATAATATTTTTGATATCACAAATCTGAGACGCTTATTAGGCCAGCGAAAGCGAGATGCAGAAATTGAGATTAAAAGG ATCAAGAGGCTTAAGGACAAGTTCAGATCACTACATAAGCAGCTTAGTTCGAATCAAGCAATTGCTCCTGCCTTTCCCGACTACCATTGA
- the LOC137712593 gene encoding NAC domain-containing protein 104-like isoform X2: MGDDQFKLPPGFRFDPTDEELVVHFLQRKAALLPFHPDVIPDLHLYPYDPWELNGKALSEGKQWYFYSRRAQNRVTNNGYWKTLGIEEPIFSSSSSNPTKKVGMKRYLTFFLGEAPNSGIKTNWIMHEYRLPSSASDCASSSTTTSRSSKRRGQSKTEYSGYVLCRVYERDEEDDDDDGTELSCLDEVFLSLDDLDEISLPNYN, encoded by the exons ATGGGAGACGACCAGTTTAAGCTCCCTCCTGGTTTTCGATTTGACCCGACAGACGAAGAACTTGTAGTCCATTTCCTTCAACGTAAGGCAGCTCTCTTACCTTTCCATCCCGATGTCATTCCCGATCTCCATCTCTACCCATATGATCCATGGGAACTAAATG GTAAGGCTTTGAGTGAGGGCAAGCAGTGGTACTTCTACAGCAGGAGGGCACAGAATCGGGTCACGAATAATGGGTACTGGAAAACATTAGGCATTGAAGAACCTATCTTTTCAAGCTCATCTTCTAATCCTACCAAGAAAGTTGGGATGAAAAGATATTTGACGTTTTTCCTTGGAGAAGCTCCAAATTCAGGCATCAAAACTAATTGGATAATGCACGAGTATCGTCTCCCTTCGTCAGCCTCAGATTGTGCTTCTTCTTCCACCACCACCAGTAGATCATCCAAAAGAAGAGGACAATCCAAAACA GAATACAGTGGATACGTTTTGTGTAGAGTCTACGAGCGTGATGaagaggatgatgatgatgatgggaCAGAGCTTTCGTGCTTGGACGAAGTGTTCTTATCTTTGGATGATCTTGATGAAATAAGTTTGCCAAATTATAATTAG
- the LOC137712593 gene encoding NAC domain-containing protein 104-like isoform X3 — protein sequence MGDDQFKLPPGFRFDPTDEELVVHFLQRKAALLPFHPDVIPDLHLYPYDPWELNGKALSEGKQWYFYSRRAQNRVTNNGYWKTLGIEEPIFSSSSSNPTKKVGMKRYLTFFLGEAPNSGIKTNWIMHEYRLPSSASDCASSSTTTSRSSKRRGQSKTVRIQWIRFV from the exons ATGGGAGACGACCAGTTTAAGCTCCCTCCTGGTTTTCGATTTGACCCGACAGACGAAGAACTTGTAGTCCATTTCCTTCAACGTAAGGCAGCTCTCTTACCTTTCCATCCCGATGTCATTCCCGATCTCCATCTCTACCCATATGATCCATGGGAACTAAATG GTAAGGCTTTGAGTGAGGGCAAGCAGTGGTACTTCTACAGCAGGAGGGCACAGAATCGGGTCACGAATAATGGGTACTGGAAAACATTAGGCATTGAAGAACCTATCTTTTCAAGCTCATCTTCTAATCCTACCAAGAAAGTTGGGATGAAAAGATATTTGACGTTTTTCCTTGGAGAAGCTCCAAATTCAGGCATCAAAACTAATTGGATAATGCACGAGTATCGTCTCCCTTCGTCAGCCTCAGATTGTGCTTCTTCTTCCACCACCACCAGTAGATCATCCAAAAGAAGAGGACAATCCAAAACAGTTA GAATACAGTGGATACGTTTTGTGTAG
- the LOC137715896 gene encoding putative clathrin assembly protein At1g03050 — translation MASSKFRRALDAVKDQTSIGLAKVGSSTSLADLDVAIVKATTHEEYPTEEKYLREILSLTCYSRAFISACVNTISRRLNKTKNWIVALKTLMLVQRLLSEGDPAYEQEIFFSTRRGSRFLNMSDFRDTSRSNSWDHSAFVRTYALYLDERLEFRMQSRRGKRSAFGFDEDIEDPQEAANNFTNQQSCQRATPVHEMKADKLFSRMQHLQQLLERFLGCRPTGVAKNNRVVIVALYAIVKESFQIYYDITEIMGILIDRFMELEIPDCAKVYEIFCRIGKQFDELDMFYGWCKQIGIARSSEYPEVEKITPKKLEVMDDYIRDKSALAQGKRSVKALLDQQKIDEENKDEESNHGEEEEEEDMKALPPPEGFVEESNNKEIEPVKEEEIKKPQQEEGDLLNLGEDALSSNEHADKLALALFNGATEQAPAGQPAWEAFADEADWETALVQSASHLSNQKASLGGGFDLLLLDGMYQQAEISAAMAGPGYGVSGSASSVALGSAGRPAMLALPAPPTSSSSSNHPSKSNVHVDPFAASLVVPPPSYVQMSDLEKKQKLLMDEQFMWQQYARGGMQGQVGLTKLQHNPHHNINMGGYTHTY, via the exons ATGGCTTCAAGCAAATTTAGAAGAGCCTTGGATGCAGTGAAGGACCAAACCAGCATAGGCCTCGCCAAAGTCGGTAGCAGCACCTCTTTGGCGGACCTAGATGTTGCCATTGTGAAAGCAACAACGCACGAAGAATACCCGACCGAGGAGAAATACCTACGAGAAATTCTCAGCCTAACATGCTACTCGCGTGCCTTCATCAGCGCTTGTGTCAACACCATCTCCCGGCGCCTCAACAAGACCAAAAACTGGATCGTGGCTCTCAAGACCCTCATGTTAGTCCAACGACTGCTGTCCGAGGGTGACCCTGCTTATGAACAAGAAATATTTTTCTCCACAAGGCGCGGCAGTCGCTTTCTCAACATGTCTGATTTTCGTGACACCTCGCGCTCCAATTCTTGGGACCATTCTGCGTTTGTGCGCACGTATGCATTGTATCTAGACGAACGGCTTGAGTTCCGAATGCAAAGCCGGCGTGGGAAACGCAGTGCATTTGGGTTTGATGAAGATATTGAAGATCCTCAGGAGGCGGCTAATAATTTTACCAACCAGCAGTCATGTCAGAGAGCCACACCGGTGCATGAAATGAAAGCTGACAAGTTGTTTTCTAGGATGCAGCATTTGCAGCAGCTCCTTGAGCGATTTTTAGGATGTCGCCCAACAG GTGTAGCAAAGAACAACAGGGTTGTAATAGTGGCCTTGTACGCGATAGTAAAAGAGAGTTTCCAGATATATTATGACATAACAGAAATAATGGGCATCTTAATCGACCGCTTCATGGAGCTGGAGATCCCCGACTGTGCCAAGGTGTACGAGATCTTCTGCCGCATCGGAAAGCAATTTGATGAGTTGGACATGTTCTACGGGTGGTGTAAACAAATCGGCATTGCGCGCTCCTCAGAGTACCCGGAGGTTGAGAAGATTACACCCAAGAAGCTCGAGGTGATGGACGACTACATACGTGACAAGTCGGCTTTGGCACAAGGCAAGAGGTCAGTAAAGGCACTACTAGACCAACAAAAGATTGATGAGGAAAACAAAGATGAAGAATCAAATCAtggcgaagaagaagaagaagaagacatgaaGGCCCTGCCACCGCCAGAGGGTTTCGTTGAGGAAAGCAATAACAAGGAGATAGAACCAGTAAAGGAAGAGGAAATTAAGAAACCGCAACAAGAAGAAGGCGATCTGTTGAACTTGGGAGAAGATGCTTTGTCGAGCAATGAACATGCTGACAAATTGGCGTTGGCTTTGTTCAACGGCGCCACTGAACAAGCACCAGCAGGTCAACCGGCATGGGAAGCGTTTGCTGATGAAGCTGATTGGGAAACGGCGTTAGTCCAGTCCGCAAGCCACTTGTCGAATCAGAAGGCTTCCCTCGGAGGTGGTTTTGACTTGCTGTTGCTGGACGGAATGTACCAGCAAGCGGAGATATCAGCCGCGATGGCAGGCCCAGGGTATGGAGTTAGTGGCAGTGCGAGTAGTGTTGCATTAGGGTCAGCAGGACGGCCTGCAATGCTAGCATTGCCTGCACCACCAACATCATCGTCTTCGTCAAATCATCCTAGTAAGTCAAATGTACATGTAGACCCTTTTGCTGCTTCGTTAGTGGTACCGCCGCCATCATATGTGCAAATGTCAGACCTGGAGAAGAAGCAGAAGCTGTTGATGGACGAGCAGTTCATGTGGCAGCAGTATGCAAGGGGTGGGATGCAAGGGCAGGTTGGATTGACAAAGCTACAGCATAACCCTCATCACAACATAAACATGGGAGGTTACACACACACCTACTGA